One stretch of Zingiber officinale cultivar Zhangliang chromosome 6B, Zo_v1.1, whole genome shotgun sequence DNA includes these proteins:
- the LOC121991085 gene encoding uncharacterized protein LOC121991085 has translation MVWSSDPGKCLDDSTPQSAPPPPAVKLEVEEPLDEKRVRLHKRARDASTSYEQYNNVLREPGLLGLLPRKSPSLADMIQMMLSQAKTGKTLCFTSSKGSEVGEQSDFSASSSSLSKIKASNLLPSLLRIGTWECVSRYEGDLVAKCYLAKHKLVWEIIEGSLTSKIEFYWFDITTIKAVFFEGGHGTLDTVLERPPLFFQATDPQLRKHTLWQATRDFTNGQAYIHKMHLLQCPQTLSSKNLEELIDCDPHLKILSQQHDIILESPYFNPRYSVSEDQSDSKSHINDVIVRVSVLAGYRSTP, from the exons ATGGTTTGGTCTTCAGATCCTGGCAAGTGCCTAGATGATTCCACCCCTCAATCGGCTCCCCCTCCTCCGGCGGTGAAGTTGGAAGTGGAGGAACCCTTAGACGAGAAGCGCGTACGTCTCCACAAGAGGGCTAGGGACGCGAGCACTTCGTATGAGCAATACAACAATGTGCTTAGGGAACCTGGACTGTTGGGTCTTCTCCCTAGGAAGAGTCCGTCTCTAGCTGATATGATTCAGATGATGCTTTCTCAGGCAAAGACAGGTAAGACTTTATGCTTCACTAGCTCGAAGGGCTCGGAAGTTGGTGAACAATCAGACTTCTCAGCTTCTTCGAGCTCATTGAGCAAGATCAAAGCTTCAAATTTGCTTCCCTCATTATTGAGGATTGGAACATGGGAGTGTGTGTCTAGATATGAAGGTGATTTAGTGGCAAAATGTTACCTCGCCAAACATAAACTTGTATGGGAAATTATCGAAGGTAGCTTGACGAGCAAGATTGAGTTTTACTGGTTTGACATTACTACAATTAAGGCAGTATTTTTTGAAGGTGGCCATGGGACTTTGGATACTGTGTTGGAAAGACCACCTCTTTTCTTCCAAGCGACTGATCCTCAACTAAGGAAGCATACACTATGGCAAGCAACTCGAGATTTTACCAACGGCCAAGCATACATACACAAGATGCATCTACTTCAATGTCCCCAGACCTTGTCGAGCAAGAATTTGGAGGAATTGATTGACTGTGATCCTCATTTGAAGATACTTAGTCAGCAACatgatattatattagaatcaCCTTACTTTAATCCTCGGTACTCAGTTTCAGAAGATCAAAGTGATTCTAAAAGTCATATTAATGatgttattgttagagt ATCCGTCCTCGCTGGATATCGCTCAACTCCATGA